The following coding sequences are from one Streptomyces sp. NBC_01232 window:
- a CDS encoding MSMEG_6728 family protein produces the protein MQTFLPFPSFDASAAVLDVRRLGKQRVEAVQVLRGLVVPGYGWRRHPAVRMWAGYEEALVRYGLEICGVWTAEGHADTCAVTLVQDFDAWQPGGAPRTQEQLAVDGDLPPWLGAPDFHRSHQSALVRKDPAFYQEHFPGVPADLPYVWPRSDRETDGVP, from the coding sequence GTGCAGACGTTCCTTCCGTTTCCGTCGTTCGACGCCTCGGCGGCCGTGCTGGACGTGCGGAGGCTCGGCAAGCAGCGCGTTGAGGCCGTGCAGGTGCTGCGTGGCCTGGTCGTTCCGGGGTACGGATGGCGCAGGCACCCCGCGGTGCGGATGTGGGCGGGGTACGAGGAGGCACTCGTCCGGTACGGGTTGGAGATCTGCGGGGTCTGGACCGCCGAAGGGCATGCCGATACCTGCGCCGTCACCCTGGTCCAGGACTTCGATGCGTGGCAGCCGGGGGGAGCCCCGCGGACGCAGGAGCAGTTGGCCGTCGACGGGGACCTGCCGCCATGGCTGGGCGCACCGGACTTCCATCGAAGCCATCAGTCCGCGCTGGTGCGCAAGGACCCGGCCTTCTACCAGGAGCATTTCCCTGGGGTGCCGGCCGACCTGCCGTACGTATGGCCCCGGTCCGACCGGGAGACGGACGGCGTGCCATGA
- a CDS encoding plasmid stabilization protein produces the protein MPRGSGPKRERQYEHIKESGEKRGMSEERAKEMASRTVNKERARSGESKTASRSSTQGKSASQRGGEKSRGGSSSERTKDDLYQEAKKRGVDGRSTMTKQQLKNALGR, from the coding sequence ATGCCCCGAGGGTCCGGCCCCAAGCGCGAGCGTCAGTACGAACACATCAAGGAGTCGGGCGAGAAGCGCGGCATGTCGGAGGAACGCGCGAAGGAGATGGCCTCCCGCACGGTGAACAAGGAACGCGCCCGTTCCGGGGAGAGCAAGACCGCGAGCCGCAGTTCCACGCAGGGCAAGTCCGCCTCGCAACGCGGCGGCGAGAAGTCCCGCGGCGGCAGCTCCTCCGAACGCACCAAGGACGACCTCTACCAGGAGGCGAAGAAGCGCGGCGTCGATGGCCGCTCCACGATGACCAAGCAGCAGCTCAAGAACGCCCTCGGCCGCTGA
- a CDS encoding SRPBCC family protein produces the protein MAVRHQLIRRPPRSVWAVLADPTLYGEWVVGPSESTPLDQDWPEVGSRLRYTVRLGPWSTEGVTTVRHREPGRELELEASFKALGTARIFLQLRPWGEETLVVCDEHPLRGLGGSLHNSVVETALQLRHRGMLARLARVVEQQPGEVLRA, from the coding sequence GTGGCAGTCCGTCATCAGCTCATCCGGCGCCCCCCTCGAAGTGTGTGGGCCGTGCTCGCCGACCCGACCCTGTACGGGGAGTGGGTGGTGGGCCCGTCCGAGTCCACACCGCTCGATCAGGACTGGCCGGAGGTCGGATCCCGGCTCCGCTACACCGTACGGCTGGGCCCCTGGTCGACCGAAGGGGTGACCACGGTCCGGCATCGGGAGCCCGGCCGGGAGCTGGAACTGGAGGCGTCGTTCAAGGCCCTGGGCACCGCGAGGATCTTCCTCCAGCTCCGGCCGTGGGGCGAGGAGACTCTCGTCGTCTGCGACGAGCATCCCCTGCGCGGCCTAGGAGGGTCCCTGCACAACTCCGTCGTCGAAACGGCCCTCCAGCTCCGGCACCGGGGCATGCTGGCCCGCCTGGCCAGGGTCGTGGAGCAGCAGCCCGGCGAGGTGCTCCGTGCCTGA
- a CDS encoding phytoene desaturase family protein has translation MPDAVVIGAGPNGLVAANLLADAGWSVEVLEAQEEPGGAVRSDRGVHPDYVSDVFSAFYPLAAASPVLAGLDLAAEGLRWSHAPSVLAHPLLDGRCAVLERRVQDTCAGLAGFAAADADAWEDLYRTWARVGPDLVQALFTPFPPIRSGLRLATKLRASGGLRMARQLALPVRRLGEEEFAGDGGRLLLAGNALHADLAPEAAGSGGFGWLMSMLGQSHGFPVPVGGAGVLTVALVSRLRRKGGVLRCGERVASVVVRGGRAVGVRTAGGETVGARRAVLADTSAPALYRDLVGEEHLPSRLLRDLEGFQWDFATFKVDWALTGPVPWTAPQATGAGTVHVADGVDGLTRFAAQIAMGQVPDEPFALFGQMTTADPTRSPAGTESAWAYTHVPQHITSDAGPDRITGRWDTGDQEAMADRIEAQVERFAPGFRGLIDARRILAPTTLQAMNENLHNGAINNGTTALHQQAVFRPTPGTGRPETPVKHLYLASAAAHPGGGVHGAPGANAARAALRAHGLHALLHRAQHV, from the coding sequence GTGCCTGACGCGGTGGTGATCGGCGCCGGCCCGAACGGGTTGGTGGCTGCGAACCTGCTGGCCGACGCCGGATGGAGCGTGGAGGTCCTGGAGGCACAGGAGGAGCCCGGAGGAGCCGTACGCAGTGACCGCGGGGTGCACCCCGACTACGTCTCGGACGTCTTCAGCGCCTTCTATCCGCTCGCCGCCGCCTCCCCGGTCCTCGCGGGTCTCGACCTGGCCGCGGAGGGCCTGCGGTGGAGCCACGCCCCGTCCGTACTGGCCCACCCGCTGCTGGACGGGCGGTGCGCGGTGCTGGAGCGCCGGGTGCAGGACACCTGCGCCGGCCTGGCCGGCTTCGCCGCTGCCGACGCCGACGCCTGGGAGGACCTGTACCGGACGTGGGCCCGGGTGGGGCCGGACCTCGTGCAAGCCCTGTTCACGCCCTTCCCCCCGATCCGCTCCGGGCTCCGGCTGGCTACGAAACTCCGCGCCTCGGGGGGCCTGCGGATGGCGCGGCAGCTGGCCCTGCCGGTGCGCCGGCTGGGCGAGGAGGAGTTCGCCGGGGACGGGGGCCGGCTCCTGCTCGCCGGCAACGCGCTGCACGCCGACCTGGCTCCCGAGGCGGCGGGCAGCGGCGGTTTCGGCTGGCTGATGTCGATGCTCGGCCAGAGCCACGGCTTCCCGGTGCCCGTCGGCGGGGCCGGTGTCCTGACTGTGGCGCTCGTGAGCCGCCTGCGGCGCAAGGGAGGTGTCCTGCGCTGCGGGGAGCGGGTCGCGTCCGTCGTCGTACGTGGTGGCAGGGCGGTCGGGGTCAGGACCGCGGGCGGGGAAACCGTCGGCGCGCGGCGGGCCGTACTGGCAGACACGTCGGCACCGGCCCTGTACCGGGACCTCGTGGGCGAGGAACACCTGCCGTCCCGCCTGCTGCGGGACCTGGAAGGCTTCCAGTGGGACTTCGCGACGTTCAAGGTCGACTGGGCGCTGACCGGCCCGGTGCCGTGGACGGCGCCGCAGGCCACCGGGGCGGGGACGGTCCACGTGGCCGACGGCGTCGACGGCCTGACCCGCTTCGCCGCACAGATCGCCATGGGACAAGTCCCCGACGAGCCGTTCGCCCTGTTCGGCCAGATGACCACCGCGGACCCGACCCGCTCACCGGCCGGCACGGAATCGGCGTGGGCCTACACGCACGTCCCGCAGCACATCACCTCCGACGCCGGCCCCGACCGCATCACCGGGCGCTGGGACACCGGCGACCAGGAAGCCATGGCCGACCGCATCGAAGCGCAGGTGGAACGCTTCGCGCCCGGCTTCCGCGGGCTCATCGACGCCCGGCGGATCCTGGCCCCCACCACGCTGCAGGCCATGAACGAGAACCTCCACAACGGCGCCATCAACAACGGCACCACCGCCCTCCACCAACAGGCGGTCTTCCGCCCCACCCCCGGCACCGGCCGCCCGGAGACCCCCGTCAAGCACCTCTACCTCGCCTCCGCGGCCGCCCACCCCGGCGGCGGCGTCCACGGCGCACCCGGAGCGAACGCCGCCCGGGCCGCCCTGCGCGCTCACGGCCTCCACGCCCTCCTCCACCGCGCCCAACACGTTTGA
- a CDS encoding hemerythrin domain-containing protein, giving the protein MDGIVLLKEDHKTVEKLFKQFEKAGDDAHAEKRRIADQVIDELTTHTWIEEKIFYPAAREAAPDTKDHVLESIEEHHVVLWMLSELKDLDAADERFDAKMSVLMENVRHHVEEEEKEWFPDVRKAMGRNRLTELGEQMEKAKKKAPGEPLAVPSAKH; this is encoded by the coding sequence GTGGACGGGATCGTGCTGCTCAAGGAAGACCACAAGACGGTCGAGAAGCTGTTCAAGCAGTTCGAGAAGGCCGGCGACGATGCCCACGCGGAGAAGCGGAGAATCGCCGACCAGGTGATCGACGAGCTGACCACCCACACCTGGATCGAGGAGAAGATCTTCTACCCGGCTGCCCGGGAGGCGGCGCCCGACACCAAGGACCACGTCCTGGAGAGCATCGAGGAGCACCACGTCGTGCTGTGGATGCTCTCCGAGCTCAAGGACCTCGACGCAGCAGACGAGAGGTTCGACGCCAAGATGAGCGTGCTGATGGAGAACGTCCGCCACCACGTCGAGGAAGAGGAGAAGGAATGGTTCCCCGACGTCCGCAAGGCCATGGGCCGTAACCGCCTCACGGAACTCGGCGAACAGATGGAGAAGGCGAAGAAGAAGGCTCCGGGCGAGCCCCTTGCCGTCCCGAGCGCCAAGCACTGA
- a CDS encoding DUF6479 family protein has protein sequence MTVIETLAAEGQASLFLIFAGVVLVVLLIGAFWYGSRRRRREAPPAAQNPVAQRREDSWQTPDEHARDQKDQEYPHA, from the coding sequence ATGACTGTTATCGAAACACTCGCGGCCGAAGGCCAGGCCTCACTCTTCCTCATCTTCGCCGGAGTGGTCCTCGTCGTCCTCCTGATCGGTGCATTTTGGTACGGGAGTAGACGCCGGCGCCGGGAGGCACCTCCAGCCGCGCAGAACCCCGTCGCACAGCGCCGCGAGGACTCCTGGCAGACCCCGGACGAGCATGCGCGCGACCAGAAGGACCAGGAGTATCCCCACGCGTGA
- a CDS encoding DUF2231 domain-containing protein, whose amino-acid sequence MNSRTRNTSPTDGPTTALDTASACWLKTLDRLERTTVADPAVRALQRGIRSLPLGGMRDLLRGRPLGHPVHPVLVQVPIGCWLSASVLDFVPGTHHAATTLTAVGLAGVAPAAVAGWADWADLPPEQARVGLVHAASNVAAVACYTASLAARLRSRSAKGRLWALGGLAAVAVSGALGGHVAYRQAVGAHPAA is encoded by the coding sequence ATGAACTCACGCACCCGCAACACCTCTCCCACGGACGGGCCGACCACGGCCCTCGACACTGCCTCAGCATGCTGGCTGAAGACCCTGGACCGGCTCGAACGGACAACGGTGGCCGATCCGGCCGTCAGGGCGCTGCAGCGGGGGATCCGCTCACTCCCCCTGGGCGGCATGCGCGATCTGCTGCGCGGCAGACCGCTGGGCCACCCCGTGCATCCCGTGCTCGTGCAGGTACCCATCGGATGCTGGCTGTCGGCCTCGGTACTCGACTTCGTGCCCGGAACACACCACGCGGCTACCACCCTGACCGCCGTCGGACTGGCCGGTGTCGCACCGGCCGCGGTCGCCGGCTGGGCGGACTGGGCGGACCTGCCGCCCGAGCAGGCCCGGGTCGGCCTGGTCCACGCGGCCTCCAACGTTGCTGCGGTGGCCTGTTACACCGCCTCACTGGCTGCACGGCTCCGCAGCCGCTCGGCGAAGGGCCGGCTGTGGGCCCTGGGCGGGCTGGCTGCCGTAGCCGTCAGCGGCGCGCTGGGCGGACACGTGGCGTACCGACAGGCCGTCGGAGCGCACCCCGCAGCATGA
- a CDS encoding PRC-barrel domain-containing protein, with protein MTEHVWSYQPTAGHLAGTDLTGYKVEATDGSIGKVDKHSDEVGDAYLVVDTGVWIFGKEVLLPASTVVRIDPEEQKVFVDRTKEQIKDAPEFHRDKHLGDAGYREELGTYYGTGAPFGGRPA; from the coding sequence GTGACTGAGCATGTGTGGAGTTACCAGCCGACCGCAGGCCACCTGGCCGGTACGGACCTGACCGGCTACAAGGTCGAGGCGACCGACGGCAGCATCGGCAAGGTCGACAAGCACTCCGACGAGGTCGGTGACGCCTACCTGGTGGTCGACACCGGTGTCTGGATCTTCGGCAAGGAAGTCCTCCTGCCGGCCAGCACCGTCGTCAGGATCGACCCGGAGGAGCAGAAGGTCTTCGTCGACCGCACCAAGGAACAGATCAAGGACGCCCCCGAGTTCCACCGGGACAAGCACCTCGGCGACGCGGGCTACCGGGAGGAGCTGGGCACGTACTACGGCACCGGCGCTCCCTTCGGCGGCCGCCCCGCCTGA
- a CDS encoding peptide ligase PGM1-related protein: MTETGPIVVFANFLSDLAVDLDEGQILTTWAQQAPRKAWLLRPGDVFVTPVPLSREFLRYVYDLTGVPPESVAVVEVPPAGAVPLARAVREAGLVEQVRALAGDRGAALLPTALDASAIAFARDIGIAVHPYPTVEAAEAALQMTMLLNTKTGFRETAAQLGMRLPAGRMCRRPEVEGAARDLLRDHERVVVKPDRSAGGHGMRFVSRDDLRGGASLPLDTVGGPEGLWVVEEYIDVAQSVSVQLEVSGSGTRALFSGAMRTVQGSFTGYASPLPPSGAHVADELEEWGTALGRHLADHGYAGPFGLDALVDTEGVAYASESNIRRTATTTPHAMVTRLTAGSAAPPPAWSVSKGSTRTPMDFDEALARLRASRLAFDPDRGEGVVLYADVPPDGRSWRYAVIARSAGDVEEQETLLAEVLEFEGG; the protein is encoded by the coding sequence GTGACGGAGACGGGCCCGATCGTCGTGTTCGCGAACTTCCTCTCGGACTTGGCGGTGGATCTCGACGAGGGTCAGATCCTGACGACGTGGGCCCAGCAGGCACCGCGGAAGGCGTGGCTGCTGCGCCCGGGCGACGTGTTCGTCACCCCCGTGCCGCTGAGCCGGGAATTCTTGCGGTACGTGTACGACCTGACCGGGGTGCCCCCGGAATCGGTGGCGGTCGTCGAGGTACCACCCGCCGGAGCCGTTCCGCTGGCGCGGGCGGTGCGCGAGGCTGGCCTCGTCGAGCAGGTCCGGGCTCTCGCCGGTGACCGGGGCGCGGCGCTGCTGCCGACGGCGTTGGACGCGTCGGCGATCGCGTTCGCCCGGGACATCGGCATCGCGGTGCACCCGTACCCCACGGTCGAGGCCGCCGAAGCAGCGCTGCAGATGACCATGCTGCTCAATACGAAGACCGGCTTCCGCGAGACGGCCGCACAACTGGGCATGCGGCTGCCGGCGGGCCGGATGTGCCGACGCCCCGAGGTGGAAGGCGCGGCGCGCGATCTCCTGCGGGATCACGAGCGTGTCGTGGTGAAGCCCGACCGTTCGGCCGGAGGGCACGGGATGCGCTTCGTGTCCCGCGACGACCTCAGGGGCGGGGCGAGCCTGCCGCTCGATACGGTCGGTGGGCCCGAAGGGCTATGGGTGGTGGAGGAGTACATCGACGTGGCCCAGTCGGTCAGTGTCCAGCTGGAGGTCTCCGGCTCCGGGACGCGCGCGCTCTTCAGCGGTGCGATGCGCACGGTTCAGGGCTCCTTCACGGGATACGCCTCTCCGCTGCCGCCGTCCGGCGCGCACGTGGCCGACGAGCTGGAGGAGTGGGGGACGGCCCTGGGGCGCCACCTGGCCGATCACGGCTACGCCGGGCCCTTCGGGCTCGACGCGCTGGTGGACACCGAGGGTGTCGCGTACGCGAGTGAGAGCAACATCCGCCGTACGGCCACCACCACACCCCACGCCATGGTCACCCGGCTGACTGCGGGATCGGCCGCGCCGCCCCCGGCATGGTCGGTGTCGAAGGGCTCGACCCGGACCCCCATGGACTTCGATGAGGCGCTCGCCCGGCTGCGCGCTTCCCGCCTTGCGTTCGACCCGGATCGCGGCGAGGGCGTGGTCCTCTACGCGGACGTGCCGCCCGACGGCCGTTCCTGGAGGTACGCGGTGATCGCCAGGAGTGCCGGGGACGTGGAGGAGCAGGAAACCCTCTTGGCCGAGGTCCTCGAATTCGAGGGTGGCTGA
- a CDS encoding DUF5133 domain-containing protein translates to MLMAHPAVLPGLVDRYWALSVLDAAEGGSPVRREIEDVERALCVSTGTTDVHAALIAARHHLPGTGTLDDSVLVAG, encoded by the coding sequence ATGTTGATGGCTCACCCGGCCGTGCTCCCCGGTCTCGTCGACCGGTACTGGGCGCTGTCCGTGCTCGACGCCGCAGAAGGCGGCTCACCCGTGCGCAGGGAGATCGAGGACGTCGAGCGAGCGCTCTGCGTGTCCACCGGTACGACAGATGTGCACGCCGCCCTTATTGCCGCCCGCCATCACCTGCCTGGCACGGGTACCCTCGATGACTCCGTGCTCGTCGCTGGCTGA
- a CDS encoding STAS domain-containing protein, with translation MSPLTIEVRDTQTGPVVAVIGELDYDTSAELRHLLAALPLKPSQRLVLDLARMEFCDSSGISALIAARNHAQSAGADIALAAVPANTLRVLRVVGLDQVFPLHPAAESATEP, from the coding sequence ATGAGCCCGCTGACCATCGAGGTCCGGGACACCCAGACCGGCCCGGTGGTAGCGGTCATCGGGGAGCTCGACTACGACACCTCCGCCGAGCTACGCCACCTCCTTGCCGCCCTCCCTCTCAAGCCGAGCCAGCGCCTTGTTCTGGATCTTGCCCGCATGGAGTTCTGCGACTCCAGTGGCATCAGCGCGCTGATCGCCGCCCGCAACCACGCCCAGTCGGCCGGAGCCGACATCGCCCTCGCTGCGGTGCCGGCCAACACGCTGCGCGTCCTGCGTGTCGTCGGACTGGACCAGGTCTTCCCACTCCATCCCGCGGCCGAGTCCGCGACCGAACCCTGA
- a CDS encoding PP2C family protein-serine/threonine phosphatase, translating into MCRTGQQDPYDADDEKTSDAVFAALLEDSAEELYECAPCGYLSTLMDGTIAKINTTLLDWLGLNREAVAGRMRFTDLLTVGGKLYHETHFAPLLRMQGEIGGVALEIKKADGVRMPVLVSSTVKRGVTGEPLLIRTTLFDARDRRAYEEELLRARKAAEQAHRQAEADRARLQDALAALQSSLLPDTLPPIPGMESAAHYRTASPDRLGGDFYDVFPLDATRFAFFLGDVCGKGPQAAAVTSLTRYTLRAAALHDPDPVSALTTLNRVLHERYSSGDPRYCTAIFGTLEPDPVTGQATVHLASGGHPPALILRADGTADSLPTPGGLLVGILPTATFAPATATLGPGDTMLLYTDGLTEARTGESRTDLYGDEALRAFATDQASRSPQSVMRALTGLLDSFGDGLDDDTALLALGVPAASSREPA; encoded by the coding sequence ATGTGCCGCACCGGTCAGCAGGACCCGTACGACGCCGACGACGAGAAGACCTCGGATGCGGTGTTCGCCGCGCTGCTGGAGGACAGCGCGGAGGAGCTGTACGAGTGCGCACCGTGCGGGTACCTGTCCACGCTGATGGACGGCACCATCGCGAAGATCAACACGACGCTGCTGGACTGGCTGGGCCTGAACCGGGAGGCGGTGGCGGGCCGGATGCGGTTCACCGACCTCCTGACCGTGGGCGGAAAGCTCTACCACGAGACCCACTTCGCGCCCCTGCTGCGGATGCAGGGCGAGATCGGCGGCGTCGCCCTGGAGATCAAAAAGGCCGACGGCGTCCGCATGCCGGTGCTGGTTTCCTCCACGGTCAAGCGCGGGGTCACGGGTGAGCCGCTGCTGATCCGCACCACCCTCTTCGACGCCCGCGACCGCCGCGCCTACGAAGAAGAACTCCTGCGGGCCCGCAAAGCCGCCGAGCAAGCACACCGGCAGGCCGAAGCCGACCGGGCCCGCCTCCAGGACGCCCTCGCCGCGCTCCAGTCGTCGCTGCTGCCCGACACCCTGCCGCCCATCCCCGGCATGGAGAGCGCCGCGCACTACCGCACCGCCTCACCCGACAGGCTCGGCGGCGACTTCTACGACGTCTTCCCCCTCGACGCCACACGCTTCGCCTTCTTCCTCGGCGACGTGTGCGGCAAGGGCCCGCAAGCCGCCGCCGTTACCTCGCTGACCCGCTACACCTTGCGCGCCGCAGCCCTCCACGACCCCGACCCCGTCTCAGCCCTCACCACGTTGAACAGAGTCCTTCACGAGCGCTACAGCAGCGGTGACCCCCGCTACTGCACCGCCATCTTCGGCACCCTCGAACCCGACCCGGTGACCGGGCAGGCCACGGTCCACCTGGCCTCGGGCGGCCACCCGCCGGCCCTGATCCTGCGCGCCGACGGCACAGCCGACTCCCTGCCCACCCCCGGCGGCCTCCTCGTCGGCATCCTGCCCACCGCGACCTTCGCCCCCGCCACTGCCACCCTGGGGCCCGGCGACACCATGCTGCTGTACACCGACGGCCTCACCGAAGCCCGCACCGGCGAAAGCCGCACTGACCTGTACGGAGACGAAGCCCTGCGCGCCTTCGCCACCGATCAGGCCAGCCGGTCCCCGCAATCGGTGATGAGGGCACTGACCGGCTTGCTGGACAGCTTTGGTGACGGCCTCGACGACGACACCGCCCTCCTCGCCCTCGGCGTCCCCGCCGCCAGTTCGCGGGAGCCGGCATGA
- a CDS encoding alpha/beta fold hydrolase, with translation MDIQRRNNVTVTGNPHGPTVVLAHGFGCDQNMWHLTVPALAEDYQVVLFDYVGSGRSDLSAFSETRYASLGGYAQDVVDVCDALDLRGAVFVGHSVSAMIGVLAAQMAPERIGALVMVAPSPRYIDDEGYRGGFSAEDIEELLDSLESNYLGWSAAMAPVIMGNADRPELGEELTNSFCATDPAMARVFARTTFLSDSRDDLNKVSVPTLVLDCTQDAIAPREVGAFVHQAIPGSTLITLDATGHCPHLSAPEATNEAIAGFLAGLR, from the coding sequence ATGGATATCCAGCGCAGGAACAACGTCACCGTCACCGGCAATCCCCATGGCCCGACGGTGGTCCTTGCGCACGGATTCGGCTGTGACCAGAACATGTGGCACCTCACCGTCCCCGCCCTGGCCGAGGACTACCAGGTGGTGCTGTTCGATTACGTGGGTTCGGGCCGCTCGGATCTCTCCGCGTTCTCCGAGACCCGCTATGCATCCCTCGGCGGTTACGCCCAGGACGTGGTGGACGTGTGCGACGCGCTCGACCTGCGAGGCGCGGTGTTCGTGGGGCATTCGGTCTCCGCGATGATCGGTGTGCTGGCCGCCCAGATGGCTCCGGAGCGGATCGGGGCGCTGGTGATGGTGGCGCCCTCTCCCCGGTACATCGACGACGAGGGCTACCGGGGCGGGTTCTCCGCCGAGGACATCGAGGAGCTGCTCGATTCGCTGGAGTCGAACTACCTGGGCTGGTCCGCGGCGATGGCGCCGGTGATCATGGGGAACGCGGACCGGCCCGAACTCGGTGAGGAGCTGACCAACAGCTTCTGCGCAACCGACCCGGCGATGGCGCGCGTCTTCGCCCGCACCACCTTCCTGTCCGACTCGAGGGACGACCTCAACAAGGTGAGCGTGCCGACGCTGGTGCTGGACTGCACCCAGGACGCCATCGCCCCGCGCGAGGTCGGCGCCTTCGTGCACCAGGCGATCCCCGGCTCGACACTGATCACCCTGGATGCGACCGGGCACTGCCCGCACCTGTCCGCACCCGAAGCCACCAACGAAGCGATCGCCGGCTTCCTGGCGGGCCTGCGGTGA
- a CDS encoding alkaline phosphatase D family protein produces the protein MAGLRLGPLLRHVDWESGTSATVWVETDRACTAEVRCTGGGGGSAPTFCVVGHHYALVVVTGLAPGSATTYEVLLDGERVWPLADSPQPPSTIHTPPVPATGAVVAFGSCRWAAPAAGEPDPVGPDVLDTLSARLAADPEAERPDVLLLLGDQVYADETSADTRAWIARHRRAAGTGSAAPPDQVADYEEYTHLYDESWGDPELRWLLSTVPSCMIFDDHDVIDDWNTSAAWVADMRATPWWHERITSGLMSYWVYQHLGNLSPAELAEDELYAAVLAADDGTEVLRAFAERADADPATVRWSYRRDFGRTRLLMVDTRAARVLEEQHRAMLDAEEAAWLRTQAFDDPGGVDHLLVGTSLPWLLPPMVHFAEGWHAALCRGERGPRWARFGEWLRRRADLEHWAAFTSSFEKLTETVAEVGRGEAAPATVCVLSGDVHHAYVAEPVWTTGQLRSRVFQFTCSPLHNSVPAVMRVGFRFGWSRFAKGIGHLLARHGRIARPAVRWGRTGGPWFGNQLMTLTLRGRTARLRLERASDGAKRGRRGTDRAGARLTGVLDRSLTDGS, from the coding sequence ATGGCCGGTCTGAGGCTGGGCCCGCTCCTGCGCCACGTGGACTGGGAGTCGGGCACGAGCGCGACGGTGTGGGTCGAGACCGACCGGGCGTGCACGGCGGAGGTCCGGTGCACGGGCGGCGGCGGTGGTTCGGCTCCCACGTTCTGCGTCGTCGGCCACCACTACGCACTGGTGGTCGTGACCGGGCTCGCCCCTGGGTCCGCCACAACGTACGAGGTGCTGCTCGACGGCGAGCGGGTGTGGCCCCTCGCGGACTCGCCCCAGCCCCCCAGCACCATCCACACGCCGCCGGTCCCGGCGACGGGCGCGGTGGTTGCCTTCGGCTCGTGCCGGTGGGCGGCGCCTGCTGCGGGCGAGCCCGATCCGGTGGGCCCCGATGTCCTCGACACCCTATCCGCCCGGCTCGCCGCCGACCCGGAGGCCGAGCGTCCGGACGTTCTCCTCCTCCTCGGCGACCAGGTGTACGCGGACGAGACGTCCGCCGACACCCGCGCCTGGATCGCCCGGCATCGGCGGGCCGCCGGCACCGGCTCCGCCGCCCCGCCGGACCAGGTCGCCGACTACGAGGAGTACACCCACCTCTACGACGAGTCCTGGGGCGACCCCGAACTGCGCTGGCTGCTTTCGACCGTACCCAGCTGCATGATCTTCGACGACCACGACGTCATCGACGACTGGAACACCAGCGCCGCCTGGGTAGCCGACATGCGGGCAACGCCCTGGTGGCACGAGCGGATCACCAGCGGCCTGATGTCGTACTGGGTCTATCAGCACCTCGGGAACCTCTCCCCCGCCGAGCTCGCCGAGGACGAGCTGTACGCGGCGGTACTGGCGGCCGACGACGGCACGGAGGTGCTGCGCGCGTTTGCCGAACGCGCCGACGCCGATCCGGCGACGGTGCGCTGGAGCTACCGCAGGGACTTCGGCCGCACCCGGCTGCTGATGGTCGACACCCGGGCCGCGCGGGTGCTGGAGGAGCAGCACCGGGCGATGCTGGACGCCGAGGAGGCGGCCTGGCTGCGGACGCAGGCGTTCGATGATCCCGGCGGCGTCGACCACCTGCTGGTCGGGACCTCGCTCCCGTGGCTGCTGCCCCCGATGGTCCACTTCGCGGAGGGCTGGCACGCGGCGCTCTGCCGGGGCGAACGCGGGCCGCGCTGGGCGCGCTTCGGTGAGTGGCTGCGCCGACGGGCGGACCTGGAGCACTGGGCGGCGTTCACCTCGTCGTTCGAAAAGCTGACGGAGACGGTCGCCGAGGTGGGGAGGGGCGAGGCCGCCCCGGCGACGGTGTGCGTGCTCTCCGGGGACGTGCACCATGCGTATGTGGCGGAGCCCGTCTGGACCACCGGGCAGCTGCGCTCCCGTGTCTTCCAGTTCACCTGCTCACCCCTGCACAACTCTGTGCCCGCAGTCATGCGGGTCGGATTCCGTTTCGGCTGGAGCCGGTTCGCCAAGGGGATCGGACATCTCCTCGCCCGCCACGGACGGATCGCGAGACCGGCGGTCCGGTGGGGGCGCACCGGCGGACCCTGGTTCGGCAACCAGTTGATGACGCTGACACTGCGCGGACGTACGGCCCGGCTGCGGCTGGAGAGGGCCTCGGATGGTGCCAAGCGGGGGCGCCGCGGGACCGACCGCGCGGGAGCGCGGCTCACCGGCGTCCTCGACCGCAGTCTGACGGACGGAAGTTGA